A region of Enoplosus armatus isolate fEnoArm2 chromosome 14, fEnoArm2.hap1, whole genome shotgun sequence DNA encodes the following proteins:
- the LOC139296145 gene encoding tripartite motif-containing protein 16-like — MAQQGIQRDQVKFCCSICLDLLMNPVTIPCGHNYCMGCIKTHWDEEDLKQIHSCPQCRQYFIPRPALVKNTMLADLVEELKKTGLQAAPADHFYAGPEDVACDVCTGRKLKALKSCLVCLISYCEEHLQPHYDVAPLKKHKLVEPSEKLQENICSRHDEVMKMFCPAAERTERQRELEVSRQNIQQRIQDREKDVKLLQQQVEAINRSADKAVEDSGKIFTELIRLIQKRSSDVEQQVRSKQETEVSRVKELQEKLQQEVTELKRKDAELKQLSHTEDHNHFLHNYPSLSRLSESTDSSSINIRPLRYFEDVTAALSEVRDQLQDVLRETWTNISLRVTEVDVSLPQPEPKTRAEFLKYSREITLDPNTAHTQLLLSDGNRKATQMNEEQPYSSDSCRFNSFWQVLSRENLSGRCYWEVEWSSRCTVAIAYKDIGRTGNSNKCAFGYNDKSWALDCINGCYEFRHNNVTTPVSGPQSSRVGVYLDHSAGILSFYSISETMTLLHRVQTTFTQPLYAGLWFYGAPVGATAELCRQ, encoded by the exons ATGGCGCAGCAAGGAATTCAGAGGGACCAAGTAAAATTCTGCTGTTCAATCTGTCTGGATCTACTAATGAATCCAGTAActattccctgtggacacaACTACTGCATGGGCTGTATTAAAACCCACTGGGATGAAGAGGATCTGAAGCAAATccacagctgccctcagtgCAGACAGTACTTTATACCGAGGCCTGCcctggtgaaaaacaccatGTTGGCAGATttagtggaggaactgaagaagactggactccaagctgctcctgctgatcacTTCTAtgctggacctgaagatgtggcctgtgatgtctgcactgggagaaaactgaaagccctcAAGTCATGTCTGGTCTGTCTGATCTCTTACTGTGAGGaacaccttcagcctcattatgatGTAGCgccattaaagaaacacaagctggtggagccctccgagaagctccaggagaacatctgctctcgtcatgatgaggtgatgaagatgttctgcc ctgcagcagaaaggactgagaggcagagagagctcgaggtgagtcgacaaaacatccagcagagaatccaggacagagagaaagatgtgaagctgcttcaacagcaggtggaggctatcaatcgctctgctgataaagcagtggaggacagcgggaagatcttcactgagctgatccgtctcatccagaaaagaagctctgatgtggagcagcaggtcagatccaagcaggaaactgaagtgagtcgagtcaaagagcttcaggagaagctgcagcaggaggtcactgagctgaagaggaaagacgctgagctgaagcagctctcacacacagaggatcacaaCCACTTTCTACACAACTACCCCTCCCTGTCACGACTCAGTGAGTCTACAGACTCATCCAGCATCAATATCCGTCCTCTGAGATACTTTGAGGATGTGACAGCGgctctgtcagaagtcagagatcaactacaggacgttctgagagagacatggacaaacatctcactgagagtgactgaagtggatgtttcactgccacaaccagagcccaagaccagagctgagttcttaaaatattcacgtgaaatcacactggatccaaacacagcacacacacagctgttattATCTGATGGTAacagaaaagcaacacagaTGAACGAAGAACAGCCTTATTCTAGTGACTCATGCAGATTCAATTCTTTTTGGCAGGTCCTGAGTCGAGAGAATCTGAGTGGacgttgttactgggaggtggagtggagcAGTAGATGCACAGTAGCAATTGCATACAAGGATATAGGCAGAACAGGGAATTCAAACAAATGTGCATTTGGATACAATGACAAGTCTTGGGCATTAGATTGTATCAACGGGTGTTATGAATTCAGACATAATAATGTCACAACTCCCGTCTCAGGTCCTCAGTCCTCCAGAGTAGGAGTGTACCTGGATCACAGTGCAGGtattctgtccttctacagcatctctgaaaccatgactctcctccacagagtccagaccacattcactcagcctctctatgcTGGACTTTGGTTTTATGGTGCTCCTGTTGGAGCCACTGCTGAGTTATGTAGACAATGA